From a single Mesorhizobium shangrilense genomic region:
- a CDS encoding coniferyl-alcohol dehydrogenase: MLFGKTILITGVASGIGARTAELAGQLGADVIGVDVREPAAPAGSFVKADISSKPGVDDLIAHLPQRIDALCNVAGLSGNTGAVPTLAVNFFGLRALSEGLAPKLREGGAIVNVASIAGYGWRANLNRAASMVGIEGFPDVAKVVEDHAVKNEEGYPVSKELLLLWTFRAAHQDLFKNRGIRVNAVSPGPVETPILKQFRTVLGDARVDSDIARVGRAGTSGDIAPVVLFLCSDGARWVNGANVPVDGGLEASINAEVLGF; this comes from the coding sequence ATGCTTTTCGGCAAGACGATCCTCATCACCGGCGTCGCCTCCGGCATCGGCGCGCGTACGGCGGAACTCGCGGGACAGCTCGGCGCCGACGTGATCGGCGTCGATGTGCGCGAGCCGGCAGCACCGGCCGGCAGCTTCGTCAAGGCCGACATCTCGTCGAAGCCGGGCGTCGACGATCTCATCGCGCACCTGCCCCAGCGCATCGACGCGCTGTGCAATGTCGCCGGCCTCTCCGGCAACACCGGCGCGGTGCCGACGCTGGCCGTCAACTTCTTCGGCCTGCGGGCGCTTTCGGAAGGTCTCGCACCAAAACTTCGCGAAGGCGGCGCCATCGTCAATGTCGCCTCAATCGCCGGCTACGGCTGGCGCGCCAACCTCAACCGCGCCGCCTCCATGGTCGGCATCGAGGGCTTTCCGGACGTCGCCAAGGTGGTCGAAGACCATGCGGTCAAGAACGAGGAAGGCTACCCCGTTTCCAAGGAACTGCTTCTGCTGTGGACCTTCCGTGCGGCGCATCAGGATCTCTTCAAGAACCGCGGCATCCGCGTCAACGCGGTGAGCCCCGGACCGGTCGAGACGCCGATCCTCAAGCAGTTCCGCACCGTGCTCGGCGATGCACGCGTCGACAGCGACATCGCCCGCGTCGGTCGCGCTGGCACATCGGGCGACATCGCGCCGGTGGTGCTGTTCTTGTGCTCGGACGGCGCGCGCTGGGTCAACGGCGCCAATGTGCCCGTTGACGGTGGGCTCGAAGCCTCGATCAATGCCGAAGTGCTCGGCTTCTAA
- a CDS encoding aldehyde dehydrogenase, giving the protein MDIGLLIDGGERGASGAASYDRMDPFTGKLATRAAAATVADAKAAADAAAAAFPAWSKTGPGERRALLSKAADIMASKVGEFTTLMMEETGATGPWAGFNVMLAANMLREAAAMTTQISGEIIPSDKPGTLAMGIRQPAGVCVGIAPWNAPVILGTRAVAMPIACGNTLVLKASEMCPGTHRLIGQVLVEAGLPKGVINVVTNDPKDAASIVEALVAHPAVRRINFTGSTKVGRIIAELAGRHLKPALLELGGKAPLLVLDDADIDAAVNAATFGAFMHQGQICMSTERLIVDEKIADEFVAKLAARAAKLPAGDPRGHVVLGSLISSQAADKMEELIADAVAKGAKLVAGGKRSGTVVEATLLDHVTPAMRVYTEESFGPVKPVVRVKGEDEAVRVANDTEYGLSSAVFSRDIRRALAVAARIESGICHINGPTVGDEAQMPFGGVKGSGYGRFGGKAAIAEFTDLRWVTIEDPGQHYPF; this is encoded by the coding sequence ATGGATATCGGACTTCTGATCGACGGCGGCGAACGTGGCGCTTCAGGCGCGGCCTCCTACGATCGCATGGACCCCTTCACGGGGAAGCTGGCCACGCGTGCCGCAGCCGCTACTGTCGCCGATGCCAAAGCCGCCGCTGACGCCGCAGCGGCAGCTTTCCCGGCATGGTCAAAGACGGGACCGGGCGAGCGCCGCGCCTTGCTGTCGAAGGCTGCTGATATCATGGCCTCGAAGGTCGGTGAATTCACCACGCTGATGATGGAGGAGACGGGTGCCACCGGCCCCTGGGCCGGCTTCAATGTCATGCTGGCGGCCAACATGCTGCGCGAGGCGGCGGCGATGACGACACAGATCTCCGGCGAGATCATCCCCTCCGACAAGCCGGGCACGCTGGCCATGGGCATCCGCCAGCCGGCCGGCGTATGCGTGGGCATCGCGCCATGGAACGCGCCGGTCATTCTCGGCACCCGCGCCGTGGCGATGCCGATCGCCTGCGGCAACACGCTGGTGCTGAAGGCCTCGGAAATGTGCCCGGGCACGCATCGGTTGATCGGCCAGGTGCTGGTCGAGGCCGGCCTGCCCAAAGGCGTCATCAATGTCGTCACCAACGATCCGAAGGACGCGGCGAGCATCGTCGAGGCGCTGGTGGCGCACCCGGCCGTGCGGCGCATCAACTTCACCGGCTCGACCAAGGTCGGCAGGATCATCGCCGAACTCGCCGGCCGGCACCTGAAGCCGGCGCTGCTCGAACTCGGCGGCAAGGCGCCGCTTCTGGTGCTGGACGATGCCGACATCGACGCGGCGGTGAACGCCGCAACCTTCGGCGCCTTCATGCACCAGGGCCAGATCTGCATGTCGACCGAACGCCTGATCGTCGATGAAAAGATCGCCGACGAGTTCGTGGCCAAGCTGGCTGCCCGCGCAGCGAAACTGCCGGCCGGCGACCCGCGCGGCCACGTCGTGCTGGGCTCGCTGATCAGCAGCCAGGCCGCCGACAAGATGGAGGAGCTCATCGCCGATGCCGTCGCCAAGGGCGCCAAGTTGGTCGCCGGCGGCAAGCGCAGCGGTACGGTTGTGGAAGCGACCCTGCTCGACCATGTCACGCCGGCGATGCGTGTCTACACGGAAGAATCCTTCGGGCCGGTCAAGCCGGTGGTCCGGGTGAAGGGCGAGGACGAGGCCGTTCGTGTCGCCAACGACACCGAATACGGCCTGTCCTCCGCAGTGTTCAGCAGGGACATCAGACGGGCGCTCGCGGTGGCGGCGCGAATCGAATCCGGCATTTGCCACATCAACGGCCCGACCGTCGGCGACGAGGCGCAAATGCCGTTCGGCGGCGTCAAGGGTTCCGGTTACGGGCGCTTCGGCGGCAAGGCGGCGATCGCGGAGTTCACCGATTTGCGCTGGGTGACGATCGAGGATCCCGGCCAGCACTACCCGTTCTGA
- a CDS encoding DUF2280 domain-containing protein, with amino-acid sequence MATAKLSEAAKIFVVQRLACFDTPSELVGAVRKEFGDTITRQTVEAYDPTKKAGRNISTKWKTLFDETRKAFLEDTAAIAISHRTVRLRTLQRMAEKAETQGNIAMVMQLLEQAAKEMGNAFTNRREITGRNGGALETQVTQKLDATLLTDEELEIMIRAAERREGAATQG; translated from the coding sequence ATGGCTACAGCGAAGCTCTCCGAAGCCGCAAAAATCTTTGTCGTCCAACGGCTTGCATGCTTCGACACGCCGTCGGAGCTCGTCGGAGCGGTCAGGAAAGAATTCGGCGATACGATCACTCGTCAAACGGTCGAAGCATACGACCCGACAAAGAAGGCCGGCCGGAATATCTCGACGAAGTGGAAGACGCTGTTCGATGAAACCCGGAAAGCCTTCCTGGAGGACACCGCGGCGATCGCGATCTCGCATCGCACCGTCCGGCTGCGAACGCTTCAGCGCATGGCCGAGAAGGCGGAGACGCAAGGCAATATCGCAATGGTCATGCAGTTGCTCGAGCAGGCTGCAAAGGAGATGGGCAACGCCTTTACTAACCGCCGGGAGATCACTGGGCGGAATGGTGGCGCCCTAGAGACACAGGTCACGCAGAAACTGGACGCGACCCTCCTCACTGATGAAGAACTCGAAATCATGATCAGAGCGGCCGAGCGGCGGGAGGGCGCCGCGACCCAAGGGTAA
- a CDS encoding tyrosine-type recombinase/integrase, which produces MPLTTGRFWWLAGYHKATFTFSQAVKAYLDAGKDDRFILPLLDHFNTTRISDLTGSKVREAAKTIYPGNAYTTWNRQVVTPVKAVINHSADAGDCHPVKIRGFTKRDRDVRPPATSPKRAVDRSYIDAFREHSDDPRLSALMLFLFQTGARISDAIKLEDDSPDIDLVNRKVTFRDMKNGEDGDADLTIEMVYEIQQLREWKRERLAAWEARTPWKGRRSGERHSGRGAKKPNKRLFGFMTRRSVYKDIKRICEKAELPYLGTHQPGRHSFATEMIVRNGIDVATTAWKGRWKSKALLMANYAHAEVGPRVIDKVFGNVI; this is translated from the coding sequence ATGCCTCTGACAACCGGCCGATTCTGGTGGCTTGCCGGCTACCACAAAGCAACATTTACTTTCAGCCAGGCCGTTAAGGCCTATCTCGATGCCGGCAAGGATGACCGGTTCATTCTGCCGCTGCTCGACCATTTCAACACCACCAGGATCTCGGACCTGACAGGCAGTAAGGTCCGCGAAGCCGCGAAGACGATCTATCCCGGCAACGCCTACACGACATGGAACCGCCAGGTCGTCACGCCTGTGAAGGCGGTGATCAACCACAGCGCCGACGCCGGCGATTGCCACCCCGTGAAAATCAGGGGTTTCACGAAGAGGGACCGAGACGTCAGACCGCCAGCTACGTCGCCGAAGCGCGCCGTCGATCGGTCCTATATCGATGCCTTCCGGGAGCACAGCGACGATCCCAGGCTGAGCGCCCTGATGTTGTTCCTGTTCCAGACCGGCGCCCGGATCTCGGATGCAATCAAGCTCGAAGACGATTCCCCCGACATCGACCTCGTCAATCGCAAGGTCACCTTCCGCGACATGAAGAACGGCGAGGATGGCGACGCCGACCTCACCATCGAGATGGTCTATGAAATCCAGCAATTGCGTGAGTGGAAGCGGGAGAGATTGGCGGCGTGGGAGGCGCGCACCCCATGGAAGGGACGACGCTCAGGCGAGCGCCACAGCGGGCGCGGCGCGAAGAAGCCCAACAAGCGCCTATTCGGATTCATGACCAGGCGATCGGTCTACAAGGACATCAAGCGCATCTGCGAAAAGGCGGAGTTGCCCTATCTCGGAACGCACCAGCCAGGGCGCCACAGCTTTGCCACCGAGATGATTGTCCGGAACGGCATCGATGTGGCCACCACGGCCTGGAAGGGCCGATGGAAATCCAAGGCGCTCCTCATGGCGAACTATGCTCATGCCGAGGTAGGGCCTCGCGTGATCGACAAGGTCTTCGGCAACGTCATTTGA